A window of the Megalopta genalis isolate 19385.01 chromosome 2, iyMegGena1_principal, whole genome shotgun sequence genome harbors these coding sequences:
- the LOC117225506 gene encoding uncharacterized protein LOC117225506 yields the protein MRICVLVLVLAAIAASCDASTDGFKLQMPLAFNVPFASDKLVSVLTSLKTWMQQGHKKPDIPILEPFQLGHVPLSVNNPFIRYFGNLDNPYVTGLSNFNVKKGEYNLEDNKAVINLKWDAIYFLAMYDVTSLQVVDLPMVFGQGAMVAVARGLEITIEVKIAKNSGNKLDVSDLKLTVSLDKLEFNASGLLGDPDESTKFSDKISAEMPKMIIDNQAKLSYYGGQALKNILDLTLVNMTYDDFIAMINT from the exons ATGCGCATATGTGTGCTGGTGCTGGTGTTGGCCGCGATCGCGGCCTCGTGCGACGCGAGCACGGACGGATTCAAGCTGCAGA TGCCGCTCGCGTTCAACGTTCCGTTTGCGAGCGATAAACTTGTCAGCGTTCTCACAAGCCTGAAAACATGGATGCAGCAAGGTCATAAGAAACCAGACATCCCTATTCTGGAGCCCTTCCAGTTGGGCCACGTGCCACTGTCAGTAAACAACCCCTTCATCAG GTATTTTGGAAATCTGGATAACCCGTATGTAACCGGTTTGTCGAACTTTAATGTGAAGAAGGGCGAGTACAACCTTGAGGACAATAAAGCTGTTATCAATTTAAAGTGGGATGCTATCTATTTCTTGGCAATGTACGACGTCACGTCGTTGCAAGTGGTGGATTTGCCAATGGTGTTTGGACAGGGTGCTATGGT AGCGGTAGCAAGAGGTCTCGAGATAACTATAGAGGTGAAAATCGCCAAGAATTCTGGAAACAAGTTGGACGTGTCAGATTTAAAATTGACAGTTAGTCTGGACAAACTGGAA TTCAATGCCAGTGGTTTATTGGGCGACCCAGACGAGTCTACGAAATTCAGCGATAAAATATCTGCTGAAATGCCAAAGATGATCATCGACAATCAAGCCAAACTGTCGTATTATGGTGGCCAAGCCTTGAAGAATATCTTGGATCTAACTCTAGTAAACATGACGTATGATGATTTTATTGCAATGATAAACACATAA
- the LOC117225507 gene encoding uncharacterized protein LOC117225507: MRVIVLVLTALAISCHAFEDDLYLHGPVQIETFETGKLVGFLEKVKQWLKTGHEKPDIPVLDPLKKDHFELDITNEVITLKGTLDDLRATGLSDYDVLQGDFELAGLKAKIKLVWPDIDLMTKYHLTEAQLGGDLKLWGTGNIMALVQGLAVDVNISISMDDDGKLYVKDLDVKIALKSLKFDATGLLDDDQTSKILSKIVSEVAPQILVDYQDKVSKLAGDLVRKVMNEMLSKLSIGDIIGMIS; encoded by the exons ATGCGTGTAATCGTGTTGGTGTTGACCGCGTTGGCAATCTCGTGCCACGCGTTCGAGGATGATCTGTATCTGCATG GACCGGTCCAGATCGAGACTTTCGAAACAGGAAAGCTCGTTGGCTTCCTCGAGAAAGTGAAACAATGGTTGAAAACTGGCCACGAGAAACCTGACATCCCTGTTCTAGACCCACTTAAAAAGGACCATTTTGAGCTGGATATAACCAACGAAGTCATTAC ACTGAAGGGTACGCTGGACGATCTGAGAGCAACCGGTTTGTCAGACTACGACGTGCTACAAGGCGACTTCGAGCTTGCTGGATTAAAAGCCAAAATCAAGTTGGTCTGGCCCGACATCGATCTTATGACCAAGTACCACCTGACGGAGGCACAACTGggaggtgatttgaagctttgggGTACTGGAAATATAAT GGCTTTAGTACAGGGTCTCGCCGTAGACGTAAACATAAGCATCTCCATGGATGATGACGGGAAGTTGTACGTGAAGGATTTAGACGTGAAGATTGCCCTGAAATCACTCAAG TTCGACGCCACTGGACTGCTCGACGACGATCAGACATCGAAAATACTCAGCAAGATCGTATCCGAAGTAGCACCACAGATTCTCGTGGACTATCAAGATAAGGTATCGAAATTAGCTGGCGATTTAGTGAGAAAAGTGATGAACGAAATGCTAAGCAAATTAAGCATCGGTGACATAATCGGCATGATCAGTTAG
- the LOC117225508 gene encoding uncharacterized protein LOC117225508, protein MRVIVLVLTALAISCHAFEDDLYLHGPVQIETFETGKLVDFLEKVKQWLKTGHEKPDIPVLDPLKKDHFELDITNEVITLKGTMDDLRATGLSDFDVLQGDFELAGLKAKIKLNWPEIDLMTKYHLTEAQLAGDLKLWGTGNIMALVQGLAVDVNMSITMDDDGKISVKDLDLKIALKSLKFDASGLLDDDQTSKMLSKIVTELAPQILVDYQNDVSKLAGDLVRKVMNEMLGKLSIGDIIGMIS, encoded by the exons ATGCGTGTAATCGTGTTGGTGTTGACCGCGTTGGCAATCTCGTGCCACGCGTTCGAGGATGATCTGTATCTGCATG GACCGGTCCAGATTGAGACTTTCGAAACAGGAAAGCTCGTTGACTTCCTCGAGAAAGTGAAACAATGGTTGAAAACTGGCCACGAGAAACCTGACATCCCTGTTCTAGACCCACTTAAAAAGGACCATTTTGAGCTGGATATAACCAACGAAGTCATTAC ACTGAAGGGTACGATGGACGATCTGAGAGCAACCGGTTTGTCAGACTTCGACGTGCTACAAGGCGACTTCGAGTTAGCTGGATTAAAAGCCAAAATCAAGTTGAACTGGCCCGAAATCGATCTTATGACCAAGTACCACCTGACGGAGGCACAACTGGcaggtgatttgaagctttgggGTACTGGAAATATAAT GGCTTTAGTACAGGGTCTCGCCGTAGACGTAAACATGAGCATCACCATGGATGATGACGGGAAGATATCCGTGAAGGATTTAGACCTGAAGATTGCCCTGAAATCACTCAAG TTCGACGCCAGTGGACTGCTCGACGACGATCAGACATCGAAAATGCTCAGCAAGATCGTAACCGAATTAGCACCACAGATTCTCGTGGACTATCAAAATGATGTATCGAAATTAGCTGGCGATTTAGTGAGAAAAGTGATGAACGAAATGCTAGGCAAATTAAGCATCGGTGACATAATCGGCATGATCAGTTAG